The sequence below is a genomic window from Polaribacter vadi.
TCTTTACTTTATGAAAATCATTATTATAAACGGACCCAATCTAAATCTTTTAGGAAAACGCGAACCAGAAATTTATGGTTCAGAAACTTTTGAAGATTTTTTTAGAACTTTACAATTAAAGTATAAAAATGTAGAATTATCTTATTTTCAATCGAATATTGAAGGAGAATTGATAGATAAATTACACGAAGTTGGTTTTACTTTTGATGGTGTTATTTTAAATGCAGCAGCTTATACACATACTTCTGTTGGCATTGGAGATGCTGTAAAAGGTATTGAAACTCCTGTTGTAGAAGTACATATATCTAATATTCACGCTCGTGAAGAATTTAGGCAACATAGTTATATTGCTCCAAATGCTAAAGGTGTTTTATTTGGTTTTGGTTTAAAAGGTTATGAATTAGCTATTCAAAGTTTTTTATAAATAAAATAATACTGTTAAAGCTCTTACTAAAAGTATTTTAGGGTTATTTTTTTACATCAACAAACATATAATCGCTTGCAGGTGTTGCCAATTTAGAGTCGTAAATTTCATCAAAATTATAAAAACTACTTTTAGAAGAAAAACTTTTAGCTCCTGTTGAGATGTAAATTAACGTTCTATCCAATAAAGGGTCAGAACGTTCTCCTAAAACACCCAAATCACCATAATTTTCACCTAATTCTACTCCTGGAAAATCGGTACTTGCAGGGATTAATCCTTGTGGATAATTTTTATTGTCTTTATTGCTAATTTCTAAAACCAAAGGTTGCATTGCATATCTATGAGCTGTATTTAAATTAGCTCCTGTTCTTTGAAAATTTTCAGAATCATATAAAGTGATAGAGCCTACTTGTTTTCCTCTTGTAGTTTTACCAATTAAAGCAACATCTATATGCGAACTTAAAGAATTGATAACTAATTCTGATGCTGATGCTGATCCATTTGTAACAATAAAATAAACTTTATTTAACCCCAAACTATTAATGCTTTCTTGTAAAACAACATTTCCATTGGCATCTGTATTTCTAATTTGATTTGTAAAATTATTTATAAAACGATCTGCAGGATTTGATCTTCTAACTTTATCGTTCCAAACTTCTTGAGAATATAACAAACCATTAAACTGACCAGTAATCATGCTTCCTAAATAAGTTGCAGAACTTACAGATCCTCCAGGATTATATCTTAAATCTACAATTAAATTATCAATATTTTCTGCCTTAAAATATGCAAAAGCAGCATTTAATTGGCTATCGTAATTTCTTGCAAATTGGTTGTACATTAAATATCCTATTTTTTGGTCTCCATCTGCAATTACTTTTGAAA
It includes:
- the aroQ gene encoding type II 3-dehydroquinate dehydratase is translated as MKIIIINGPNLNLLGKREPEIYGSETFEDFFRTLQLKYKNVELSYFQSNIEGELIDKLHEVGFTFDGVILNAAAYTHTSVGIGDAVKGIETPVVEVHISNIHAREEFRQHSYIAPNAKGVLFGFGLKGYELAIQSFL
- a CDS encoding S41 family peptidase — its product is MKKITLLFIAILFIYSCERKESSLIDPTTDDDINYFIWHGLNLYYLWQEDVPGLADNRFANFDELYTYFRIYRSPENVFESLLNRPEDRFSVIVDDYIALENSFQGINLSNGMEFGLVQYKNGSTNVYGYVRYVVPNSDAVAKDVKRGMLFNQIDGNQLTTTNYGNLLFGNSTNYTIGLADFNDGNPITNGTSISLTKSEIQENPIAISKVIADGDQKIGYLMYNQFARNYDSQLNAAFAYFKAENIDNLIVDLRYNPGGSVSSATYLGSMITGQFNGLLYSQEVWNDKVRRSNPADRFINNFTNQIRNTDANGNVVLQESINSLGLNKVYFIVTNGSASASELVINSLSSHIDVALIGKTTRGKQVGSITLYDSENFQRTGANLNTAHRYAMQPLVLEISNKDNKNYPQGLIPASTDFPGVELGENYGDLGVLGERSDPLLDRTLIYISTGAKSFSSKSSFYNFDEIYDSKLATPASDYMFVDVKK